In Gammaproteobacteria bacterium (ex Lamellibrachia satsuma), a single genomic region encodes these proteins:
- a CDS encoding sensor domain-containing diguanylate cyclase, which produces MRSLEQENRMLRQRLLELGREALHNENTFKRFHQRELELLSANSLPELLNSMTDGLQDSFQVKAIQLIIEDQEHDIRRLLYNTGIPEDAFPLVRFVDQIDSVNREYATLQRPRLGPFLSPDHDSLFSSRSELRSIAILPIFCRNRLIGSLNLGSTDSKRFTRHHGSDFLHRLAAIGGVCLENAVNRERLIISGLTDALTGMHNRRYLDRRLKEELARANRYRQPMSCLFIDADHFKQVNDGHGHQAGDTVLRELASRIRSQLRASDVATRYGGEEFTLLLPQTSLDEAKLLAERIRLEISNHPITLDSGEQIPLTVSIGISEALPTLGKASLEQVGEHLLATADEAVYRAKNNGRNRVEHCREDVRQQLPVDEVS; this is translated from the coding sequence ATGAGGAGTCTGGAACAGGAAAATCGGATGCTGCGCCAGCGACTGCTGGAACTGGGACGCGAGGCCCTGCACAACGAAAACACCTTCAAACGCTTTCACCAAAGAGAGCTGGAACTGCTCTCGGCCAACTCCCTGCCGGAACTGCTGAACAGCATGACCGATGGCCTGCAGGACTCCTTTCAGGTAAAAGCGATCCAGCTGATTATCGAAGATCAAGAGCACGATATCCGCCGCCTGCTCTATAATACGGGCATCCCGGAAGATGCCTTTCCTCTGGTTCGCTTTGTCGACCAGATCGATTCGGTCAACAGAGAGTATGCCACGCTGCAACGCCCCCGGTTAGGCCCCTTCCTCAGTCCCGACCATGATTCGCTCTTCTCTTCGAGAAGCGAGTTGCGCAGTATCGCGATATTACCGATATTCTGTCGCAACCGACTGATCGGCAGCCTAAACCTCGGCAGTACCGACAGCAAAAGGTTCACGCGCCACCATGGCAGTGATTTTCTGCACAGGCTGGCAGCGATCGGCGGCGTCTGCCTGGAAAATGCGGTAAACCGGGAGCGGTTGATCATCAGCGGCCTCACCGATGCGCTGACCGGGATGCACAACCGCCGCTATCTCGACCGGCGGCTCAAGGAGGAACTGGCCAGGGCCAACCGCTATCGCCAGCCCATGAGCTGCCTGTTTATCGACGCGGATCACTTCAAACAGGTCAACGACGGCCACGGTCACCAGGCGGGCGACACCGTATTACGGGAGTTGGCCAGCCGTATTCGTTCCCAACTGCGCGCCAGTGACGTGGCCACCCGCTACGGCGGAGAAGAGTTCACCCTGCTGCTGCCGCAAACCTCCCTCGACGAGGCCAAACTGCTGGCTGAACGCATTCGCCTGGAGATCTCAAACCACCCCATCACCCTTGATAGCGGTGAACAGATACCGCTCACCGTCTCCATCGGTATCAGTGAGGCCCTGCCAACGCTGGGCAAGGCATCACTGGAACAGGTCGGAGAACATCTGCTTGCCACTGCAGATGAAGCCGTTTATCGAGCCAAAAACAACGGCAGAAACCGGGTGGAGCACTGTCGCGAAGACGTCCGCCAACAACTGCCGGTAGATGAGGTCAGTTAG
- the yrfG gene encoding GMP/IMP nucleotidase, which produces MIDWNQIDTVLLDMDGTLLDLHFDNHFWMEYVPQRYAEARGLSLDESKAELLGRYKDMEGTLEWYCVDHWSRELGLDIALLKAEVDHLIAVHPHVIDFLDQLMCAGKRRVLVTNAHQKALALKMDRTHLAGFFDRIICAHDLGLPKEDPAFWGKLQKVEPFDRERTLFVDDSFPVLQSAENYGIKWLLAVVAADSKGPLREAGHFPAIHDFSEVIQGLYCR; this is translated from the coding sequence ATGATCGACTGGAACCAAATCGATACCGTTTTGCTCGACATGGACGGTACCCTACTGGATCTGCATTTCGACAACCACTTCTGGATGGAGTATGTGCCGCAACGTTATGCCGAAGCGCGGGGACTCTCTCTGGATGAGTCAAAAGCGGAGTTGCTGGGGCGTTATAAAGACATGGAGGGCACGCTGGAGTGGTACTGCGTCGATCACTGGAGCCGGGAGCTGGGGCTGGACATCGCACTGTTGAAGGCTGAAGTGGACCATCTGATCGCCGTCCACCCCCATGTGATCGACTTCCTGGATCAACTGATGTGCGCCGGTAAGCGCCGGGTGCTGGTGACCAATGCCCATCAGAAGGCGCTGGCATTGAAGATGGACCGTACCCATCTGGCGGGATTTTTTGACCGGATCATCTGCGCTCACGATTTGGGGTTGCCGAAAGAGGATCCAGCGTTCTGGGGCAAGCTGCAGAAGGTGGAGCCCTTCGACAGGGAGCGGACCCTGTTCGTGGACGATAGCTTCCCGGTGCTTCAGTCGGCAGAAAACTACGGCATCAAGTGGCTGTTGGCAGTGGTGGCGGCGGACTCAAAAGGACCCTTGCGGGAGGCGGGCCATTTTCCGGCGATTCATGACTTCTCGGAAGTGATACAGGGGTTATACTGCCGCTAA
- the rho gene encoding transcription termination factor Rho has translation MNLTELKKMPVPELASLAREMKIEGMSRTRKQDLIFAILKAHAKKGEDIYGDGVLEILQDGFGFLRSADSSYLAGPDDIYVSPSQIRRFSLRTGDTISGKIRPPKDGERYFALLKVAEINFDKPENAKNKILFENFTPLFANQKFTLEQGNGSTEDITARTIELCAPIGKGQRGLIVSPPKAGKTMMLQNIAQSIAHNHPECHLIILLIDERPEEVTEMARSVSRAEVISSTFDEPATRHVQVAEMVIAKAKRLVEHKKDVVILLDSITRLARAYNTVIPSSGKVLTGGVDANALHRPKRFFGAARNVEEGGSLTILATALVETGSRMDDVIYEEFKGTGNMEVHLDRRIAEKRIFPSININRSGTRREELLMKSDELQKMWILRKILHPMDELAAMEFLYDKLKATKTNEEFFSSMKR, from the coding sequence ATGAATCTTACTGAACTCAAAAAGATGCCGGTCCCTGAACTGGCCAGTCTGGCGCGAGAAATGAAAATCGAGGGTATGTCTCGCACCCGTAAACAGGATCTGATCTTTGCCATCCTCAAGGCCCATGCGAAGAAGGGCGAGGATATCTATGGTGACGGGGTGCTGGAGATTCTGCAGGATGGTTTTGGGTTTCTGCGTTCCGCAGACAGCTCCTATCTGGCCGGACCTGATGACATCTATGTCTCCCCGAGCCAGATCCGTCGTTTCAGCCTGCGTACCGGTGACACCATCTCCGGTAAGATTCGTCCGCCGAAGGATGGTGAGCGCTACTTTGCTCTGCTCAAGGTTGCCGAGATCAACTTCGACAAGCCGGAGAACGCAAAGAACAAGATTCTGTTTGAAAACTTCACACCGTTGTTCGCCAATCAGAAGTTTACTCTCGAACAGGGTAACGGCAGTACCGAGGATATCACTGCCCGCACCATCGAACTTTGTGCTCCGATCGGTAAGGGGCAGCGTGGCCTGATTGTCTCCCCGCCCAAGGCCGGTAAGACGATGATGCTGCAAAACATCGCCCAGTCCATTGCCCACAATCATCCAGAGTGCCATCTCATCATACTGCTCATCGATGAGCGTCCTGAAGAGGTGACCGAGATGGCCCGCTCGGTAAGCCGAGCCGAGGTGATCTCCTCCACCTTCGACGAACCGGCCACCCGCCACGTACAGGTTGCCGAGATGGTGATCGCCAAGGCCAAGCGCCTGGTTGAACACAAGAAGGATGTGGTGATACTTCTAGACTCCATTACCCGTCTGGCCCGCGCCTACAATACTGTGATTCCCTCTTCCGGCAAGGTGTTGACCGGTGGTGTGGACGCCAATGCCCTGCACCGTCCGAAACGTTTCTTCGGCGCTGCGCGTAACGTGGAGGAGGGAGGGTCCCTGACCATTCTCGCCACCGCCCTGGTCGAGACCGGTTCGCGCATGGATGATGTGATCTACGAAGAGTTCAAGGGTACCGGCAACATGGAGGTTCACCTGGATCGCCGCATCGCCGAGAAGCGCATCTTCCCGTCGATTAATATCAACCGCTCGGGCACCCGCCGTGAAGAGCTGCTGATGAAATCTGACGAGTTGCAGAAGATGTGGATACTGCGCAAGATCCTCCACCCCATGGATGAGCTGGCTGCCATGGAGTTTCTCTACGACAAGCTCAAGGCCACCAAGACGAATGAAGAGTTTTTTAGTTCGATGAAAAGGTAG
- the nudE gene encoding ADP compounds hydrolase NudE: MPQKPKILKQKIAAQSRIFRVEALDLEFSNGELRNYERLLGGSRGSVMIVPMLDDETVLLIREYAAGSHDYQLGLPKGRIEEGEDPLQAADREIREEVGYGANRLELLRTVSIAPAYIQHFTHIILARDLFPDKQEGDEPEPIEVVPWKLSAWHELLAQPDFTESRSIAAISLTRKQFGY, translated from the coding sequence ATGCCGCAAAAACCAAAAATTCTGAAGCAGAAAATTGCAGCCCAATCCCGGATCTTCCGGGTCGAGGCACTCGACCTGGAGTTTTCCAACGGCGAGTTACGCAACTATGAACGACTGCTCGGCGGTAGTCGCGGCTCGGTGATGATAGTACCCATGTTGGATGACGAAACCGTACTGCTGATTCGTGAATATGCCGCCGGCAGCCACGACTACCAACTCGGCCTGCCCAAGGGCCGTATCGAGGAGGGGGAGGATCCGCTACAGGCCGCCGACCGTGAAATCCGCGAGGAGGTCGGCTACGGCGCCAATCGACTGGAACTGCTGCGTACGGTAAGCATTGCCCCGGCCTATATCCAGCACTTTACCCACATCATCCTGGCCCGGGATCTCTTCCCCGACAAACAGGAGGGTGACGAACCTGAACCCATCGAAGTCGTTCCCTGGAAACTTTCGGCCTGGCATGAACTGCTGGCACAACCCGACTTCACCGAGTCACGCTCCATTGCCGCCATCAGCCTGACACGCAAACAGTTTGGCTATTGA
- a CDS encoding YkgJ family cysteine cluster protein, with product MDGKCGRCTNTKCCTYITEALGVAPRAKTDFEHLLWQVSHQGVEIYKDEDGWFLIFQGRCEHIQPNGGCGIYDERPQICRDYENDWCEFDAPAEEGFELYFRNYAELLGYCKKRFKTWGR from the coding sequence ATGGACGGTAAATGCGGCCGCTGCACAAACACCAAATGCTGCACCTACATCACAGAGGCCTTGGGGGTCGCCCCCCGCGCGAAGACCGATTTTGAACATCTATTGTGGCAGGTCTCCCACCAGGGCGTAGAGATCTACAAGGATGAGGATGGCTGGTTCCTGATCTTTCAGGGGCGCTGCGAACACATCCAGCCCAATGGCGGCTGCGGCATCTACGACGAACGTCCGCAGATCTGCCGCGATTACGAAAACGACTGGTGTGAATTCGACGCTCCCGCCGAAGAGGGGTTCGAACTCTACTTCCGCAACTATGCTGAACTGCTGGGCTACTGCAAGAAACGATTCAAGACCTGGGGCAGATAG
- a CDS encoding nucleotidyltransferase family protein, with product MKAMILAAGRGERMRPLTDHTPKPLLPVAGKPLIEYHIEALAGAGIRELVINHAHLGKQIEVALGDGSRWGVTIHYSPESPALETGGGIFRALPLLGEAPFLVVNGDVWCEIDFVGLVLPPGRLAHLVMVPNPSHHPAGDFSLEGDALVDAGSGRLTFSGIGLYAPALFAGCDSGAFPLGPLLRSAMAAGEVSGEAFLGRWSDVGTPQRLAALEQSLSG from the coding sequence ATGAAAGCCATGATCCTGGCCGCCGGTCGGGGTGAGCGTATGCGCCCCCTGACCGACCACACTCCCAAGCCGTTGCTGCCGGTGGCTGGCAAACCACTTATCGAATATCACATCGAAGCGCTTGCGGGAGCAGGTATCCGGGAACTGGTCATCAATCACGCACACCTGGGAAAACAGATCGAAGTGGCACTGGGTGACGGCTCCCGCTGGGGCGTCACAATCCACTACTCACCCGAGTCTCCTGCGCTGGAAACCGGCGGAGGCATCTTTCGTGCGCTACCCTTATTGGGAGAGGCCCCTTTTCTGGTGGTGAACGGTGATGTCTGGTGCGAAATCGATTTTGTGGGACTGGTTCTGCCCCCCGGCCGACTGGCCCACTTGGTGATGGTGCCGAACCCATCGCACCATCCGGCGGGGGATTTCTCGCTGGAGGGTGATGCGTTGGTGGATGCCGGCAGTGGGCGTTTGACCTTTAGCGGTATCGGACTCTACGCTCCGGCACTGTTTGCCGGATGTGATTCCGGTGCCTTTCCTCTGGGACCCTTGTTGCGCAGCGCAATGGCGGCAGGAGAAGTGAGTGGTGAGGCTTTTTTGGGGCGCTGGTCCGATGTGGGTACCCCGCAGCGGTTGGCGGCGCTGGAGCAATCCTTGTCTGGATAA
- the trxA gene encoding thioredoxin TrxA, translating into MSEQIVHVTDDSFESDVLQADKPVLIDYWAEWCGPCKMIAPVLDDIAGEYSDRLTVAKLNIDDNPNTPPRYGIRGIPTLMLFKDGQVEATKVGAVSKSQLIAFIDSNL; encoded by the coding sequence ATGAGTGAGCAGATTGTTCATGTAACGGATGATTCATTCGAATCAGACGTGCTTCAGGCAGACAAGCCGGTACTGATCGACTATTGGGCCGAATGGTGTGGTCCCTGCAAGATGATCGCGCCGGTGCTTGATGATATCGCCGGTGAGTACAGTGATCGGCTGACCGTGGCCAAGCTGAATATCGATGACAATCCAAATACACCACCTCGTTATGGCATCCGGGGTATTCCCACCCTGATGCTGTTCAAGGACGGTCAGGTAGAGGCAACCAAGGTGGGCGCAGTTTCCAAATCCCAGCTGATTGCCTTCATCGACAGCAATCTGTAA
- the rhlB gene encoding ATP-dependent RNA helicase RhlB — MSEKHLTDTRFDSFDLAPGVQQGIAEAGFTYCTPIQAEALPIALTGQDLAGQAQTGTGKTAAFLVATLQHLTIHPADESRRANQPRALMVAPTRELAVQIHNDAVTLTKHTNFTSAVVFGGTGYEEQRRQLQEGVDILIGTPGRLIDYLKQGVYDLRAIQVIVLDEADRMFDLGFIKDIRFMLRRCPKPEKRLGMLFSATLSYRVKELAYEHMNNPQNVEVEPEQVTAENVREVCYMTANEEKIPLLIGLLRSLENARTIVFINTKRTADKVWGFLQGNGIETAVLSGDVPQRKRLSLLKKFQNGEVSVLVATDVAARGLHISDVSHVVNFDLPEDAEDYVHRIGRTARAGASGDAVSFACETHAFSLPDIETYVGHRIPLESVDQALLAEIDPKSRIYPEKGSRNQRHQKDGRKSHGKGHHHRGRKRPDGSGKPHHRRRSKPSEGGGTQ, encoded by the coding sequence ATGAGCGAAAAACACCTGACAGACACAAGATTTGACTCTTTCGATCTGGCCCCTGGAGTTCAACAGGGCATAGCGGAAGCCGGATTCACCTACTGTACTCCGATCCAGGCAGAGGCCCTGCCCATCGCCCTCACCGGGCAGGATCTTGCGGGGCAGGCCCAGACCGGCACCGGTAAAACAGCTGCCTTTCTGGTTGCGACCCTGCAGCATCTGACCATCCACCCAGCCGATGAGTCGCGTCGGGCCAATCAGCCCCGGGCATTGATGGTTGCGCCTACCCGCGAACTGGCAGTGCAGATCCATAACGATGCGGTGACCCTGACCAAACACACAAATTTCACCTCGGCGGTGGTCTTCGGCGGCACCGGTTATGAAGAGCAACGCAGGCAACTGCAAGAGGGTGTCGACATCCTCATCGGCACTCCCGGCCGGCTCATCGACTATCTCAAGCAGGGTGTTTACGATCTAAGGGCAATCCAGGTCATCGTGCTCGACGAGGCGGACCGCATGTTCGACCTCGGCTTCATCAAGGACATCCGCTTCATGCTGCGGCGCTGCCCCAAGCCGGAAAAACGTCTGGGGATGCTCTTCTCCGCCACCCTCTCCTACCGGGTGAAGGAACTGGCTTACGAGCACATGAACAACCCGCAGAACGTGGAGGTGGAACCGGAACAGGTGACTGCCGAGAATGTGCGCGAGGTCTGTTACATGACCGCCAACGAGGAGAAGATCCCGCTGCTGATCGGGCTGCTGCGCAGCCTGGAGAATGCCCGCACCATCGTCTTCATCAATACAAAGCGCACCGCCGACAAGGTCTGGGGTTTTCTTCAGGGCAACGGTATCGAGACGGCTGTACTCTCCGGCGATGTGCCACAGAGGAAACGTCTCAGCCTGTTGAAAAAGTTTCAGAACGGCGAGGTCTCGGTCCTGGTGGCCACCGATGTAGCCGCCAGGGGTCTGCACATCAGCGACGTCTCCCACGTGGTCAACTTCGACCTGCCAGAGGATGCAGAGGACTATGTCCACCGTATCGGCCGCACCGCCCGGGCCGGCGCCAGTGGCGATGCCGTCAGCTTCGCCTGCGAGACTCACGCCTTCTCCCTGCCTGACATCGAGACCTACGTAGGTCACCGCATCCCCCTGGAATCGGTCGATCAGGCTCTACTGGCGGAGATCGATCCAAAAAGCCGCATCTATCCTGAAAAGGGCAGCCGAAATCAGCGTCATCAGAAAGATGGCCGCAAGAGCCACGGTAAGGGCCATCACCACAGGGGCCGCAAAAGACCGGACGGCTCAGGCAAACCACACCACCGGCGCCGCTCCAAGCCATCTGAGGGTGGTGGAACACAGTAG
- a CDS encoding DUF938 domain-containing protein — translation MKPYAESCDQNREPILAVIEPLFGGCLSVLEIGSGTGQHAVFFARKMPHLTWHTSDQAIHHEGIHLWLDEAGLPNTRHPLLLNVGQPDWPSLQVDAVFSANTAHIMHWHEVEALFSGVAELLPENGLFALYGPFNYNGSYSSKSNASFDDWLKGRDPESGIRDFEALDTLAHKGGMVLLNDYEMPANNRILCWIKSG, via the coding sequence ATGAAACCCTACGCGGAATCCTGCGATCAGAACAGGGAGCCCATCCTGGCCGTTATCGAACCCCTCTTCGGTGGCTGCTTAAGCGTACTGGAGATCGGCAGCGGCACCGGCCAGCACGCCGTTTTCTTTGCCCGTAAAATGCCCCACCTGACATGGCACACCAGCGACCAGGCAATCCATCACGAGGGCATCCACCTCTGGCTAGACGAAGCCGGTCTGCCCAACACCCGTCACCCTCTGCTGCTCAATGTGGGCCAGCCCGACTGGCCCTCACTGCAGGTCGACGCAGTCTTCTCCGCCAACACGGCCCACATCATGCACTGGCACGAGGTGGAGGCACTGTTCTCCGGGGTTGCTGAGCTGCTACCTGAAAATGGTCTGTTTGCACTCTACGGCCCCTTCAACTACAACGGCAGCTATTCCAGCAAAAGCAATGCCAGCTTCGACGACTGGCTCAAGGGGCGCGATCCGGAGAGCGGCATCCGGGATTTCGAGGCCCTCGACACCCTCGCACACAAAGGGGGAATGGTATTGCTCAATGACTATGAAATGCCGGCCAACAACCGGATACTCTGCTGGATAAAAAGCGGTTAG
- the cysQ gene encoding 3'(2'),5'-bisphosphate nucleotidase CysQ, which produces MSLPIPVQTLLDLAKQAGDAILTIYNSGFSVTEKTDHTPLTEADLAAHRVIVTALKELTPEIPVLSEESQAIPFETRQKWSRYWLVDPLDGTKEFIKRNEEFSVNIALIEQQRPVAGVIYAPMLDVAYYSTGDGKAWRIRQQLSPENIHVTRQCRHPPIIAGSRSHAGPQLQAFLQRIGDHKLIPMGSSLKSCLVAEGRADLYARLGPTSEWDTAAAQAIVEAAGGRITDTHMRPLLYNTKPSLLNPHFFVFGDLSEEWSAYL; this is translated from the coding sequence ATGTCCCTGCCTATTCCAGTCCAGACCCTGCTCGACCTTGCCAAACAAGCGGGCGATGCCATTCTGACTATCTACAATTCTGGGTTCAGCGTCACCGAAAAGACCGACCACACGCCACTCACCGAGGCAGATCTCGCCGCGCACCGGGTCATCGTCACGGCGCTCAAAGAGCTGACACCGGAGATCCCGGTACTCTCGGAGGAGTCACAGGCGATTCCTTTCGAGACCCGGCAAAAATGGTCGCGCTACTGGCTGGTCGACCCCCTTGACGGCACCAAAGAGTTCATCAAACGCAATGAGGAGTTCAGCGTCAACATTGCACTCATCGAACAACAGCGGCCGGTTGCCGGAGTGATCTATGCACCGATGCTCGACGTTGCCTACTACAGCACTGGCGACGGCAAGGCCTGGCGTATCCGGCAACAGCTATCCCCTGAAAATATTCATGTGACCCGGCAGTGCAGGCACCCGCCAATCATCGCCGGCAGTCGCTCTCACGCTGGCCCACAGTTGCAGGCATTTCTGCAACGAATCGGGGACCACAAACTGATCCCGATGGGCAGCTCCCTGAAATCCTGCCTGGTTGCAGAAGGCAGGGCCGATCTCTATGCCCGTCTCGGCCCCACCTCCGAGTGGGATACCGCCGCAGCCCAGGCAATTGTCGAGGCGGCTGGCGGACGCATCACCGATACCCACATGAGACCGCTTTTGTACAACACCAAACCTTCGCTATTGAATCCCCACTTTTTTGTCTTCGGCGATCTTTCGGAAGAATGGTCGGCCTATCTGTAG
- a CDS encoding thioredoxin, protein MNLFRKTVFGVLLGLTLAGSVGQLLAASRGGVTVYRCQQPEGDVTFQQIPCVSGEQQRTRIVNRSAGLSPAKPALRLQRTKQKKASKRRSKATKPRRKRSEEKRCWAKRKKLEKVEKRLRAGYKASQSDKLHRQQADYEDYLKQFCNT, encoded by the coding sequence GTGAACTTATTCAGAAAAACAGTTTTTGGCGTCCTCTTGGGGCTCACTCTTGCAGGTTCGGTGGGACAGCTTCTCGCTGCCTCCCGCGGTGGTGTGACGGTCTATCGATGTCAACAGCCAGAGGGGGATGTGACGTTTCAGCAGATCCCTTGTGTTTCGGGTGAGCAGCAACGGACCCGCATAGTGAACCGGAGTGCAGGCCTGAGTCCCGCCAAACCGGCCCTCAGGCTGCAAAGAACAAAACAGAAAAAGGCGTCCAAACGCCGCTCAAAAGCCACGAAACCCCGCCGCAAGCGCAGTGAAGAGAAACGTTGCTGGGCAAAGCGGAAGAAGCTGGAAAAGGTCGAAAAGCGCCTGCGTGCCGGATATAAGGCGAGTCAAAGCGACAAGTTGCATCGTCAGCAGGCTGACTACGAGGATTATCTGAAGCAGTTCTGTAATACATAA
- a CDS encoding thioredoxin fold domain-containing protein: MRTFIQRLLSSIVIPLLCLQSTLLWAGAQENDVFEFDDFPLEEPMDHPDWFKHSFLDLQEDLQEAIEQDKQGIIVYFGQRRCAYCKMLMQVNFGLSDITTYTRSHFDIIPIDIWGVDELTDLKGVTLSEREYAIRENTNFTPSLIFYGREGDEALRLRGYYPPYKFRAALEYVADGHYRKESFPDYLARGDEGQVFEPGDLNEEDYFIPPPHNLDRTRFKGERPLVVFFEQGECHACDVLHGQPLRDPAINKLFRKFDNVQLDIYSESPVITPDGRQTTAKAWAQDLGLFYTPSLIFFDEGGKEIMRVDSVVRFYRLRNVINYITSRGYLSQPSYQDWRIENLSN; encoded by the coding sequence ATGAGAACCTTCATCCAGCGCTTGCTGAGCAGCATCGTCATCCCGTTGCTCTGCCTGCAATCCACGCTCCTCTGGGCGGGCGCACAGGAGAACGATGTCTTCGAATTCGATGACTTCCCTCTTGAGGAGCCGATGGATCACCCTGACTGGTTCAAACACAGCTTTCTCGATCTGCAGGAGGATCTGCAGGAGGCCATCGAGCAGGACAAACAGGGCATCATCGTCTATTTCGGGCAACGGCGTTGCGCCTACTGCAAGATGCTGATGCAGGTTAACTTTGGCCTCTCTGACATCACCACCTATACCCGCAGCCACTTCGACATCATCCCCATCGATATCTGGGGCGTCGACGAGCTCACTGACCTCAAAGGTGTGACACTCTCTGAACGGGAATATGCGATCAGGGAGAACACCAACTTCACACCCTCCCTCATTTTCTACGGCCGGGAGGGCGATGAAGCATTGCGCCTTCGAGGGTACTACCCCCCCTACAAATTCCGCGCCGCCCTGGAATATGTTGCGGATGGCCACTACCGCAAGGAGTCTTTTCCCGACTATCTTGCAAGGGGTGACGAAGGGCAGGTTTTCGAGCCTGGGGATCTGAATGAAGAGGATTACTTCATCCCGCCGCCCCACAACCTTGATCGCACCCGATTCAAAGGCGAACGTCCATTGGTGGTCTTTTTCGAGCAGGGAGAGTGTCATGCCTGTGATGTTCTGCACGGTCAACCTCTACGGGATCCCGCCATCAACAAACTGTTCCGTAAATTCGACAACGTTCAGCTGGACATCTATTCTGAATCACCAGTCATCACTCCGGATGGACGGCAGACAACCGCAAAAGCCTGGGCACAAGACCTGGGGCTTTTCTACACCCCATCGCTGATCTTTTTCGATGAAGGGGGGAAAGAGATCATGCGGGTCGATTCCGTGGTTCGCTTCTATCGCCTGCGAAATGTCATCAACTACATCACCAGTCGGGGTTATCTCAGCCAACCCAGTTACCAGGATTGGCGTATTGAAAACCTGAGTAATTAG